In Nematostella vectensis chromosome 2, jaNemVect1.1, whole genome shotgun sequence, one genomic interval encodes:
- the LOC5521320 gene encoding uncharacterized protein LOC5521320 produces MALSLTESLRYKGRLFQGFQFIASLNYRHSGARSRENHISTQPIQSFNFSFSQQQMGMSEGDSPTSPSHRSGSVIQFCSKTRDADCSSMGEKDDHSMQIESDGKPRSSRSSSKETNEYKPLDAAIKEFYSSLSASWEGYRITSCNFQPQWPTGNLPPRQSNGHSDKPTDDSECEDHEAKRGKSNHETENQAKRPRNDEKYTRAVPDKPVTKLYNLDSDHKMLQDWMVGFDQGKGCLLDIASMRAYSAQSPSLERQHGKSELKTEPHSRRPAGDPGKGSLSKAIADVKTEQYREKRRKNNASAKRSREARKMREIHAQTAAAYLQDENAKLRALVNVLKEENVYLREIMLR; encoded by the coding sequence ATGGCGCTATCATTGACGGAATCTTTGCGGTATAAAGGGCGCTTGTTCCAGGGGTTCCAGTTCATTGCGAGTCTCAATTATAGACACAGTGGAGCAAGGTCTCGCGAAAATCACATAAGCACCCAACCAATTCAGAGCTTTAATTTCTCTTTTTCACAACAACAAATGGGAATGTCTGAGGGAGATAGCCCAACTAGTCCGAGTCACAGATCAGGCTCGGTGATCCAGTTTTGCAGCAAGACCCGAGATGCAGACTGTTCTAGTATGGGGGAAAAAGACGACCACTCCATGCAGATAGAATCTGATGGCAAACCACGCTCAAGTCGGAGTTCAAGCAAGGAAACTAACGAGTACAAACCACTAGACGCAGCAATAAAGGAATTTTACAGTTCCCTTTCAGCGTCCTGGGAAGGCTACCGTATCACTAGCTGCAATTTCCAGCCACAATGGCCAACCGGGAACCTTCCGCCTCGCCAGTCCAATGGCCACTCAGATAAACCCACTGATGACAGCGAGTGTGAAGACCACGAGGCAAAGCGCGGTAAATCAAACCACGAGACGGAGAACCAGGCAAAACGGCCAAGAAACGACGAAAAGTACACCCGGGCCGTGCCGGACAAGCCGGTCACTAAGTTATACAATTTGGACAGTGATCATAAAATGTTGCAGGATTGGATGGTAGGGTTTGACCAGGGAAAGGGATGCCTTTTGGATATTGCTTCAATGCGCGCGTACTCAGCCCAATCACCCAGTCTTGAAAGACAGCACGGAAAGAGTGAATTAAAGACAGAGCCTCATAGTCGAAGGCCAGCGGGTGATCCAGGTAAAGGAAGTCTCAGTAAAGCCATTGCGGATGTTAAGACAGAGCAATACCGCGAgaaacgacgaaaaaataacgCGTCCGCGAAACGTTCGCGAGAAGCGCGCAAAATGCGCGAAATCCACGCGCAGACTGCCGCGGCATATCTGCAAGATGAGAACGCCAAGTTGCGTGCACTTGTCAACGTACTCAAAGAAGAGAATGTGTACCTTCGGGAGATAATGCTCAGGTAA